A single genomic interval of Ruminococcus sp. NK3A76 harbors:
- a CDS encoding HU family DNA-binding protein, with the protein MDTQEFTRELAARKGISEQTAYRYINTVMDTIRQVLVEGKEIKIGSFGKFTVVTDLEGNKTAMLCSGKSLRQALTAGEGIV; encoded by the coding sequence ATGGATACACAGGAATTTACAAGAGAGCTTGCTGCCCGCAAGGGTATTTCCGAGCAGACAGCATACCGCTACATAAATACAGTTATGGACACTATCCGGCAGGTACTTGTCGAGGGCAAAGAGATCAAGATAGGCAGCTTCGGAAAGTTTACTGTTGTCACCGATCTGGAGGGCAACAAGACTGCTATGCTTTGTTCGGGTAAGTCGCTTAGGCAGGCATTGACGGCGGGGGAGGGGATAGTCTGA
- a CDS encoding ABC transporter ATP-binding protein has product MNLSLCSLTKQYGNFTALKDLSYEFTPGVYGLLGPNGAGKSTLMNIITDNLKPTSGSVMYNGQDTVSMGAEFRRILGFMPQQQGLYPSFTLERFLWYMAALKGMPKNEAKADIERLIGLVNLNDSRTKRLGGFSGGMKQRALIAQAMLGSPEIIILDEPTAGLDPKERIRIRNLIAEIAFEKIVIIATHVVPDIEFIAKEVLLLNHGEIIDSGKPYELCEKLSGKVYEIKCSEDELTGISKKYKVGNISKDEQNVYVRVISDSEPSDHEFTLCKPELEDLYLYHFD; this is encoded by the coding sequence ATGAATCTGTCACTTTGCAGCCTCACAAAACAATACGGCAATTTCACAGCCCTTAAAGACCTTAGCTATGAATTCACCCCCGGTGTTTATGGCTTGCTCGGGCCAAACGGCGCAGGTAAATCAACACTTATGAATATCATTACAGATAACTTAAAGCCCACCTCCGGCAGCGTTATGTATAACGGACAGGATACTGTATCTATGGGTGCTGAGTTTCGTAGGATACTGGGCTTTATGCCGCAGCAGCAGGGGCTGTACCCCAGCTTCACACTTGAAAGGTTTCTTTGGTATATGGCTGCATTAAAAGGTATGCCTAAGAATGAAGCAAAGGCAGATATCGAGCGCCTTATAGGGCTTGTTAATCTTAACGACTCACGCACCAAAAGACTCGGTGGCTTTTCGGGCGGAATGAAACAGCGTGCCCTTATTGCACAGGCAATGCTCGGCAGCCCTGAGATAATAATACTTGATGAACCAACCGCAGGACTTGATCCGAAAGAGAGAATAAGGATACGCAACCTTATCGCTGAGATAGCCTTTGAAAAGATAGTTATAATAGCAACACACGTTGTACCGGATATCGAATTCATAGCAAAAGAGGTCCTGCTGTTGAATCATGGCGAGATAATAGATTCCGGCAAGCCGTATGAACTGTGCGAAAAACTTTCAGGTAAGGTTTATGAGATAAAGTGCAGCGAAGATGAACTGACGGGTATATCAAAAAAGTATAAAGTAGGCAATATATCAAAGGACGAGCAGAATGTCTATGTAAGAGTGATCTCAGACAGCGAACCTTCAGATCATGAATTCACCCTCTGTAAGCCTGAGCTTGAAGACCTCTATCTTTACCATTTTGATTGA
- a CDS encoding GxxExxY protein has translation MNIPKIMKHFIDSQKIIHDEYTEKFAESEGRERFLTYLSPIINGVGSYSIEEQTRDHRRMDIVIHYLGKRYVIELKIWHGERYNEKGEQQLKGYLDFFGLDVGYMLSFNFNKKKEFGVQMIKVGDNTLYEGTL, from the coding sequence GTGAATATTCCTAAGATAATGAAGCATTTTATCGATTCACAGAAGATTATTCATGATGAATATACTGAGAAATTTGCTGAATCAGAAGGAAGGGAGCGTTTTCTGACATACCTTTCTCCGATAATAAACGGAGTCGGGTCTTACAGTATTGAGGAGCAGACTCGTGACCACAGACGTATGGATATTGTTATACACTATCTTGGCAAAAGATATGTGATTGAGCTCAAAATCTGGCATGGTGAGCGCTACAATGAAAAAGGCGAGCAACAGCTCAAGGGTTATCTCGACTTTTTTGGGCTTGATGTTGGATATATGTTGAGCTTTAACTTTAACAAGAAAAAGGAATTTGGCGTTCAAATGATCAAGGTCGGAGACAATACCTTGTATGAGGGAACGCTGTAA
- a CDS encoding DUF3502 domain-containing protein: MGNHFEIYTADKDGGNRKLIAQNDDYGIKGTSSYCADDGKLYICVYKDNYDEITNEVTSSCAIAKLDLDEEEMNIIELDESLMLSGFTVYDNDIYTWLTYSDKTGIYKLSASAPELIMDAGNDESIFPIGFGKKAFYYQKINGDSKEGLYKYSIADKESQKITEISQYITSIIENGNDVFMTTLSSPDGVFDPENIMAINCLSDGNLRECIRNSPQYNYSLQTISGDNAYIVRTPNTGWSDREEYFYIPVSDLKNGRINNMVKLEGVPFDMRDNEEPESNDSYNISDGTDAVTDDNAFYYSQEVNLEKEDSSYFDGKTKLVWALSESSDDKNHIQNEVNKYLDEKGYDFAVKFIYHEENQIKNDGTEIIEPMREYYEKALQNGEQIDIISSGAGFDGAYSYRKFVDDGYFIPLNKYFDTDLGKKLYDYYPEWYWQSLSDENGMIYGRGFFPLGAHCVGLSVNTQAAEEFGVDVSNFDGTLNGLEEFLKYAKDITGMPVLFIDPTVFVYYENAGFISFNGVFFNTNTNEFENLFGSKECSEYLKMLDSFKKQGFITTDDSPMTHETAVLSTNLITPTSYLSNDSYLTVTPYTDGRYLNFVQGVTSSCKDPEKAFELLALCTVDKELANIIYNGTDGRNYKYNENGRMIKNLEARTYDDYQDTPANYIIADSAAYECSDKPKLFTEVSKSIKLSPLAGFEPELDTIKEKIDKCSNIYMNNYKLFYASYGEYDTLDSALEDINKQLHDAGIDDVVTELNKQYQKYLEDKK, encoded by the coding sequence ATGGGTAATCATTTTGAGATATATACAGCCGATAAAGATGGCGGCAACAGAAAACTGATAGCACAAAACGATGATTACGGTATAAAGGGTACGAGCAGCTATTGTGCTGATGATGGAAAGCTGTACATATGCGTGTATAAAGATAATTACGATGAAATAACTAATGAAGTAACTTCAAGCTGTGCGATAGCTAAACTGGATCTTGATGAGGAAGAAATGAACATTATCGAACTCGATGAAAGCCTTATGCTCTCAGGCTTCACCGTATATGATAATGATATATATACATGGCTGACTTATTCGGATAAAACCGGGATATATAAGCTGTCTGCAAGTGCCCCTGAGCTGATAATGGATGCAGGGAATGATGAGAGCATTTTCCCTATCGGATTTGGGAAAAAAGCATTTTATTATCAAAAAATAAACGGTGATAGTAAAGAAGGACTTTACAAATACTCTATTGCTGATAAAGAAAGCCAAAAGATAACTGAGATAAGTCAGTATATAACGAGTATTATAGAAAACGGCAATGATGTATTTATGACAACACTCTCTTCGCCCGATGGCGTGTTTGATCCTGAAAATATAATGGCGATAAACTGTTTAAGTGACGGAAATCTTAGGGAGTGTATTCGTAATTCGCCGCAGTATAACTACTCCTTGCAGACTATATCAGGCGATAATGCATATATAGTAAGGACACCGAATACCGGCTGGAGTGACAGAGAAGAATACTTTTATATACCCGTCAGTGATCTTAAAAACGGCAGGATTAATAATATGGTAAAACTCGAAGGCGTTCCGTTTGATATGCGTGACAACGAGGAGCCTGAAAGCAATGATAGCTATAATATAAGTGACGGCACAGACGCTGTTACAGATGATAATGCCTTCTATTACTCGCAGGAGGTAAATCTTGAAAAAGAGGATAGCAGCTACTTTGACGGGAAAACCAAACTTGTATGGGCATTAAGCGAAAGCAGTGATGATAAAAACCATATACAAAATGAAGTTAACAAATATCTTGATGAAAAAGGATATGATTTTGCAGTAAAATTCATATATCACGAAGAGAACCAAATCAAAAATGATGGCACAGAAATAATAGAACCCATGAGGGAGTATTATGAAAAAGCACTACAAAACGGCGAGCAGATAGATATCATTTCAAGCGGTGCAGGATTTGACGGAGCTTATTCGTACAGGAAATTTGTTGATGACGGATACTTTATACCTTTAAATAAGTATTTTGATACAGATTTAGGGAAGAAGCTGTATGATTATTATCCTGAGTGGTATTGGCAGTCATTGTCAGACGAAAACGGAATGATATACGGCAGAGGCTTCTTTCCACTTGGCGCACATTGTGTTGGTTTAAGCGTTAATACACAAGCCGCCGAAGAATTCGGCGTTGATGTATCAAACTTTGACGGAACCCTGAACGGATTGGAAGAATTTCTGAAATACGCCAAGGATATAACAGGAATGCCGGTGCTGTTTATTGATCCGACAGTATTCGTTTATTATGAGAATGCTGGCTTTATAAGCTTTAACGGTGTATTCTTCAATACAAATACAAATGAGTTTGAGAATTTGTTTGGATCAAAAGAATGCAGCGAATACCTTAAAATGCTTGACAGCTTTAAAAAGCAAGGCTTTATAACAACTGATGATTCTCCAATGACGCATGAAACAGCTGTGTTATCAACTAATCTTATCACACCTACATCGTATTTAAGTAATGATTCATATCTGACGGTAACACCATATACCGACGGAAGATATCTGAATTTTGTGCAGGGAGTAACATCTTCGTGCAAAGACCCCGAAAAAGCATTTGAACTGCTTGCACTTTGTACGGTTGATAAAGAGCTTGCAAATATCATCTATAACGGTACCGACGGGCGAAATTATAAATACAATGAAAACGGCAGAATGATAAAAAATCTTGAAGCCAGAACATATGATGATTACCAGGATACTCCGGCAAACTATATTATTGCGGATTCAGCTGCTTATGAATGCAGTGATAAACCAAAACTGTTTACGGAAGTTTCCAAAAGCATTAAACTAAGTCCGCTGGCAGGCTTTGAGCCAGAGCTTGATACGATTAAGGAAAAAATAGATAAATGCAGTAATATATATATGAATAATTACAAGCTATTTTACGCAAGCTACGGCGAATACGATACACTTGACAGCGCACTTGAAGATATAAACAAGCAGCTTCACGATGCCGGAATAGATGATGTGGTTACAGAACTAAATAAACAGTATCAGAAATACCTGGAGGACAAAAAATGA
- a CDS encoding DUF3789 domain-containing protein produces the protein MIQFIIGTMVGGTVGFFAAALLAAAKRGDDYEV, from the coding sequence ATGATACAGTTTATTATAGGTACAATGGTCGGCGGTACCGTCGGCTTCTTTGCCGCAGCTCTGCTTGCAGCAGCCAAGAGGGGTGACGACTATGAGGTTTGA
- a CDS encoding recombinase family protein codes for MNIAYTLYRVSTKQQVDKTKDDIPMQREACHEFADKMGWTIGKEFLEKGVSGFKVSANNRDAIQDLKAAALNKEFDILLVFMFDRIGRIDDETPFIVEWFVKQGIRVWSVQEGEQRFESHVDKLMNYIRFWQASGESEKTSMRIKTRMQQLRAEGSYTGGPVPFGYTLVNTGRKNKRGKDVHDLSIEPVEAEWVRDVFSKTLREGYGSFRCAEYLNKQGVKTHNGSKFQSNNIIRMLKNRLYCGYMGSGENVSPKLKELQIIDEMTFERVQSILEQRAVKYDKKCEVARMTKTKLLLSGIMYCGSCGGALTSMGHSETWKCKDGTKREAPRPRYVCYHKNRKLCKCDGQTTYVAYKVDNIVIETVKLMFSHIKESPDEAVLKRNYEKDMRGCKAKITKIEHDLEKEKKKLTTLENEVADSLLGTSQYSPELLNKLICQQSDVIRQYEADKETIQTEMANKKRSMESIKPMYDIFKGWADEFDTCSLERKKMIISQLITRIELYRGYDVKIELDMNYRQFCDNWDIITNTNNG; via the coding sequence ATGAATATAGCTTATACATTATATAGAGTGTCAACTAAGCAGCAGGTCGATAAAACTAAAGACGACATACCTATGCAGAGAGAAGCCTGTCATGAGTTCGCTGACAAAATGGGCTGGACGATAGGCAAGGAATTTCTTGAAAAGGGTGTATCAGGCTTCAAGGTTTCTGCGAATAACAGAGATGCTATTCAGGACTTGAAGGCTGCGGCACTAAATAAGGAGTTCGATATTCTTCTTGTATTTATGTTCGATAGGATCGGACGTATTGATGACGAGACACCTTTTATAGTTGAATGGTTCGTTAAGCAGGGCATAAGAGTATGGAGCGTTCAGGAAGGTGAGCAGAGGTTTGAGAGTCACGTTGACAAGCTGATGAATTACATAAGATTCTGGCAGGCATCGGGCGAGAGTGAAAAGACCTCAATGCGAATCAAGACAAGGATGCAGCAGTTAAGAGCAGAGGGCAGCTATACAGGCGGACCGGTGCCTTTCGGATATACTCTTGTAAATACCGGAAGAAAGAACAAGCGAGGCAAGGACGTTCACGATCTTTCAATAGAGCCTGTTGAAGCTGAGTGGGTGAGAGATGTGTTCTCAAAGACTTTGCGTGAGGGCTATGGCTCTTTCAGATGCGCTGAATACCTTAATAAGCAGGGTGTGAAAACGCATAACGGCTCAAAATTCCAAAGCAATAACATCATCAGAATGCTGAAAAACAGGTTATACTGCGGATATATGGGCTCCGGCGAAAATGTATCCCCTAAATTGAAGGAGCTTCAGATAATCGACGAGATGACCTTTGAGAGAGTACAGTCGATACTCGAACAGAGAGCTGTCAAGTACGATAAAAAGTGCGAGGTCGCAAGAATGACCAAGACAAAGCTTTTGCTTTCCGGGATAATGTACTGCGGAAGCTGTGGTGGTGCGCTGACAAGCATGGGTCACAGCGAAACGTGGAAATGCAAGGACGGCACAAAAAGGGAAGCCCCTCGTCCGAGATATGTTTGCTACCATAAGAACAGAAAGCTTTGCAAGTGTGATGGTCAGACGACATACGTTGCTTACAAGGTTGATAATATTGTGATTGAAACTGTGAAGCTGATGTTCAGCCACATCAAGGAGTCTCCCGATGAAGCGGTTCTGAAAAGAAACTATGAAAAGGACATGAGAGGCTGCAAGGCAAAGATCACCAAGATCGAACATGACCTTGAAAAGGAAAAGAAAAAGCTGACAACTCTTGAAAATGAGGTTGCCGACAGTCTGCTCGGAACGAGTCAGTATTCTCCTGAACTATTGAATAAGCTTATATGTCAGCAGAGTGATGTTATAAGACAGTACGAGGCTGATAAGGAAACGATACAGACAGAAATGGCAAACAAAAAGAGATCAATGGAGAGTATCAAGCCTATGTATGACATTTTCAAGGGCTGGGCAGACGAGTTTGATACTTGTTCCCTTGAACGCAAGAAAATGATAATTTCCCAGCTTATAACTAGAATTGAGCTTTACCGAGGATACGATGTAAAAATCGAGCTCGATATGAATTACAGGCAGTTTTGTGATAACTGGGACATAATAACAAACACTAATAATGGGTAA
- a CDS encoding DUF4367 domain-containing protein, which translates to MSESNYKRAIFDALTPEYDDMLPQVENEHTFSKGFEKRMYKLVKRRSKPYYMMINTAAKRVACIVGIIIIASFTTVMSVASFREAFKSFIVNTFEKFSIVRSDDNDNSICPETIDNLYCISNEYLTNYSIVYTEKTTISYSIDYENSNGAFIGFNQYTKKHFDIGINTEGVQTTTIDLNQHEAIFYTDNHNYNHILWDNGDYIIFISSNISKDELINIAKSVQKVE; encoded by the coding sequence ATGAGTGAAAGTAATTATAAAAGAGCAATATTTGATGCGCTTACGCCCGAATATGATGATATGCTGCCGCAGGTCGAAAACGAGCATACATTTTCAAAGGGGTTTGAGAAGCGTATGTATAAGCTTGTCAAGCGAAGAAGCAAGCCATACTATATGATGATCAATACTGCTGCAAAACGTGTTGCCTGTATTGTTGGAATCATAATAATTGCATCATTTACAACTGTTATGAGCGTGGCTTCATTCAGAGAAGCGTTCAAATCATTCATAGTAAATACTTTTGAAAAGTTCTCAATAGTCAGATCGGATGATAATGATAACAGCATATGTCCGGAAACTATTGATAATCTTTATTGTATATCAAATGAGTATTTAACAAATTATAGTATAGTATATACTGAAAAAACAACAATATCATATAGTATTGATTATGAAAACAGCAATGGTGCATTTATTGGATTTAATCAATACACAAAAAAACACTTTGATATAGGAATAAATACTGAAGGTGTTCAAACTACAACTATCGATTTGAATCAACATGAAGCTATATTCTACACTGATAATCATAATTATAATCATATTTTATGGGATAATGGAGATTATATTATATTCATCAGTTCAAATATTAGTAAAGATGAACTAATAAACATAGCAAAATCTGTTCAAAAGGTAGAATAA
- the mobC gene encoding plasmid mobilization relaxosome protein MobC produces the protein MRKYKQVKEKKITFDMKQWAEVERRADACNKTTTSFIRDKAVSSEVRVLDLKGLAPLINGMRTISNNINQIARKANETNNLYAGDVEKLRKEVECLSHTLSQFVSTLQWKKV, from the coding sequence ATGAGAAAGTACAAGCAAGTAAAAGAGAAGAAGATCACATTTGATATGAAACAATGGGCGGAGGTCGAGAGAAGGGCTGATGCCTGCAACAAGACTACAACGTCATTTATTCGTGATAAGGCTGTAAGCTCGGAGGTCAGGGTTTTAGACTTAAAGGGGCTTGCCCCTCTGATAAACGGTATGAGGACAATTTCCAATAACATAAACCAGATAGCCCGCAAAGCAAATGAAACGAACAACCTTTATGCCGGGGACGTTGAAAAGCTGAGAAAGGAAGTGGAGTGCTTATCCCATACGTTAAGTCAGTTTGTATCCACACTACAGTGGAAAAAAGTTTAA
- a CDS encoding relaxase/mobilization nuclease domain-containing protein — MEKSLRYILNPDKTDGLVLTASVNCITNARDAYLEMKTVYDHFARDSFDSPPPLIGKGTVKAIHYVMSFADDENVTPELAHKIAKAFVRKNFGDDVQAVIATHVDASHIHNHVIINSYSLSGQKYYSNRSSLRQARETTNGVCRAFGVTPALNFENKGRSVSYYEWEQNKKGSSWKEQIRQEIDKLIPSFNSLDDLLQALEERGYEVKRGKYISIKAPGQQRFVRTKTLGEEYTEDSLNTRIIYREMGAGTTPVIDNKSQLRADYAAILSDVRILAIQRKKVPRKRIITAEYSVDNDLDLYRLSAQLSVINKDNIRSIGDLEGRIAKLKNEYENLRQEINEHIEEYNRMVSLLEQAQLFKELSNKGKLSDAEQLQLAVCRQALEQNDIHSPADADSLREKTRHLGIKISALKENLEGCRNRYDVYSDISKTYGEISKDDYISDLVEEEKQWRKQVAKKDKRKI, encoded by the coding sequence GTGGAAAAAAGTTTAAGGTACATACTCAATCCCGACAAGACCGATGGTTTGGTGCTCACAGCCTCGGTCAACTGCATAACCAACGCCCGTGACGCATATTTGGAGATGAAAACAGTTTATGATCATTTTGCGAGAGATAGCTTTGACAGTCCTCCGCCATTAATTGGAAAAGGTACTGTCAAAGCGATTCACTATGTTATGAGTTTTGCAGATGATGAGAATGTCACGCCTGAACTTGCCCATAAGATTGCAAAGGCTTTTGTTAGAAAAAACTTTGGTGATGATGTTCAGGCGGTCATTGCAACACACGTTGACGCTTCACACATCCACAATCATGTGATAATAAATTCTTATTCGCTGTCGGGGCAGAAGTATTATTCCAACCGCAGTTCTTTACGCCAAGCAAGGGAAACCACCAATGGAGTATGCCGAGCCTTTGGAGTTACTCCCGCACTCAATTTTGAAAACAAGGGGCGGTCTGTTAGCTACTATGAATGGGAACAAAACAAGAAAGGCTCCTCGTGGAAGGAGCAGATTAGGCAGGAGATCGACAAACTGATACCCTCGTTCAATTCACTTGATGATCTGTTGCAGGCGCTTGAAGAGCGTGGGTATGAGGTCAAGCGTGGCAAGTATATTTCTATCAAAGCCCCCGGGCAGCAGCGATTTGTCAGAACTAAAACTCTCGGTGAGGAATACACCGAAGATAGTCTTAACACTCGAATTATTTATCGTGAAATGGGTGCCGGAACTACGCCCGTGATTGACAACAAATCACAGCTAAGGGCTGACTATGCTGCGATACTCTCTGATGTCCGAATACTTGCCATCCAGCGGAAGAAAGTGCCTCGCAAACGAATTATCACAGCAGAATACTCCGTAGATAATGATCTTGATCTTTACAGGCTGTCTGCACAGCTATCTGTGATAAACAAGGATAATATACGTTCTATCGGTGACTTGGAGGGCAGGATTGCAAAGCTGAAAAATGAATATGAAAATCTACGGCAGGAGATAAACGAGCATATTGAGGAATACAACCGAATGGTGAGCCTGCTTGAACAGGCACAGCTTTTTAAGGAGTTGTCTAATAAGGGCAAGCTATCTGATGCAGAACAGCTTCAACTCGCTGTTTGCAGGCAGGCTTTGGAGCAGAATGATATTCACTCCCCTGCTGATGCAGACAGCCTGCGTGAAAAGACTCGTCATTTAGGCATAAAAATATCAGCCCTTAAGGAAAACCTTGAAGGCTGTAGGAATAGGTATGATGTTTACTCGGATATTTCAAAAACTTATGGGGAAATATCCAAAGATGACTATATCTCTGATTTGGTTGAGGAGGAGAAGCAGTGGAGAAAGCAGGTTGCGAAGAAGGATAAACGAAAAATATAA
- a CDS encoding RNA polymerase sigma factor, with protein MLVFYLSAIETNEDKNRFKEIYKELRQSLYLDALSIVKNPEDAEDIVEDTFLKVADNFTEISQKNRQKMRAYIVIINRNNAIDRYNQNKKSLEKNDDTPLEEIIDPSYFDSFEYDDLYNAIKKLPPKYKDIIYLYDLLDIGTKATAHALHISIDTVYKRVSRARALLKRLLEKGEINE; from the coding sequence ATGCTGGTGTTCTATTTGTCCGCAATAGAAACGAATGAAGACAAAAACAGGTTTAAAGAAATATATAAAGAACTCAGGCAATCGCTTTACCTTGATGCACTTTCCATAGTTAAAAACCCTGAAGATGCTGAGGATATAGTCGAAGATACCTTTTTGAAAGTAGCTGATAACTTTACAGAAATTTCACAAAAAAATCGTCAGAAAATGCGTGCCTATATAGTCATAATAAATAGGAACAATGCAATAGACAGATATAATCAGAATAAGAAAAGCCTTGAAAAGAATGATGATACTCCTTTAGAGGAAATAATAGATCCCAGCTATTTTGACAGCTTTGAATATGATGATCTTTATAATGCAATAAAGAAGCTGCCTCCGAAATACAAGGATATAATCTATCTTTATGATTTGCTTGATATAGGCACAAAGGCTACTGCCCATGCACTTCATATATCTATTGATACAGTTTATAAAAGAGTGTCAAGAGCAAGAGCGTTACTAAAACGGCTGCTTGAAAAGGGTGAGATAAATGAGTGA
- a CDS encoding CHC2 zinc finger domain-containing protein — protein MTSNIFQDIKDRVDLKDLVRYYGLEVDRGGFACCPFHNERHPSFKVYEDHYHCFGCGEHGDHVDFVQKLYGLTNIEAAKKISHDLGLGLDNGELAIPVKSRILKPQKDEAFLLWLDESVHTLIEYKKLLQYWEKIYNPRSPIDKVNDRYLESINKRGYTEYYLDKLLYGNEYEQRQCYEIDRDYPLRIKKRLDELDAVSRKAPKHAK, from the coding sequence ATGACAAGCAATATCTTTCAAGATATTAAAGATAGGGTGGATCTTAAAGACCTTGTTCGCTATTACGGTCTGGAGGTGGACCGAGGCGGCTTCGCCTGCTGCCCGTTCCACAACGAGAGGCACCCTTCCTTTAAAGTCTATGAAGATCATTACCATTGCTTCGGCTGTGGTGAGCATGGAGACCACGTTGACTTTGTTCAGAAGCTGTATGGGCTTACAAATATTGAAGCTGCAAAGAAGATTAGTCACGATCTGGGGCTTGGTCTTGATAACGGTGAACTCGCCATTCCCGTCAAGTCAAGAATACTCAAGCCCCAAAAAGATGAGGCTTTTCTCCTGTGGCTCGATGAATCGGTGCATACGCTGATTGAATACAAGAAGCTGTTGCAATACTGGGAGAAAATATATAACCCCCGAAGCCCGATAGATAAGGTCAATGACCGTTATCTTGAAAGCATAAACAAAAGGGGCTATACAGAATACTATCTTGATAAGCTGCTATATGGAAATGAGTACGAACAAAGACAATGCTATGAGATAGACAGGGATTATCCATTAAGAATAAAAAAGCGGCTGGACGAGCTTGATGCTGTCAGCCGGAAAGCGCCTAAACACGCTAAATAA